The following proteins come from a genomic window of Candidatus Woesearchaeota archaeon:
- a CDS encoding DNA-binding protein, which translates to MNIDKLFLDQRYLEKEINFFITKKHIKLIKNNPELIKSHLKKARPNLEFYKLNKRYKKFNDWLIVTLYYSLYHSALALITNKNYYSKNHYATILILIKKYAITRDEAILLNELSINKEDAELYTNLKDDRHDASYATNIRFSQETIDIYETKVLDFVNKTEELLFK; encoded by the coding sequence ATGAATATTGATAAATTATTCTTAGACCAAAGATATTTAGAAAAAGAGATAAATTTCTTTATAACTAAAAAACATATAAAACTAATCAAAAATAACCCGGAACTAATAAAATCACATCTAAAAAAAGCAAGACCTAATTTAGAATTTTACAAATTAAACAAAAGATATAAAAAATTCAATGACTGGCTTATTGTAACTTTATACTATTCATTATATCATTCTGCTTTAGCACTAATCACAAATAAAAATTATTACTCAAAAAATCATTATGCAACAATTCTTATTCTAATAAAAAAATATGCAATAACCAGAGATGAAGCAATATTATTAAATGAGCTTTCCATAAATAAAGAAGATGCAGAACTTTACACCAACCTTAAGGATGACCGGCATGATGCAAGTTATGCGACAAACATCAGATTCAGCCAAGAAACAATAGATATTTATGAAACTAAAGTTTTAGATTTTGTCAATAAAACAGAGGAATTATTATTCAAATGA
- a CDS encoding nucleotidyltransferase domain-containing protein gives MKPEDKIYKAYFESKKNSLYFNEIKGLSKLSDSSLTNTLNKLTKSNTLTQEKTKSNTFYKINNKKLFALKFSEIAMQKFNDLNIGIKTPLRNFLNNIPKETYTIILFGSASRKEEQKRSDIDILVIANKINLINNKKEAEITSKHPISLFQATIEQFLKNKDDVIIQARKTGFPIYKEQNFYEVMLDEY, from the coding sequence ATGAAGCCAGAAGATAAGATTTACAAAGCGTATTTTGAAAGTAAAAAAAATAGCTTATATTTTAATGAAATAAAAGGATTATCAAAACTCTCAGACAGCTCTTTAACAAATACATTAAACAAACTAACAAAAAGTAACACATTAACCCAAGAAAAAACCAAATCAAACACTTTCTACAAAATAAATAACAAAAAACTCTTTGCTTTAAAATTTTCAGAAATAGCAATGCAAAAATTCAATGATTTAAACATTGGAATTAAAACACCCCTCAGAAACTTCTTAAACAATATTCCAAAAGAGACATACACTATAATCTTATTTGGCTCTGCATCCCGAAAAGAAGAACAAAAAAGAAGTGATATAGACATTTTAGTAATAGCTAATAAAATAAACTTGATCAATAACAAAAAAGAAGCAGAAATAACCTCAAAACATCCAATCTCACTATTTCAAGCAACAATAGAACAATTCCTAAAAAATAAAGATGATGTAATTATACAGGCAAGAAAGACAGGCTTTCCAATTTATAAAGAACAAAACTTTTACGAGGTAATGTTAGATGAATATTGA
- a CDS encoding diphthine--ammonia ligase codes for MCGIIGIFGNKEAKKLANQGLDLIEYRGRDARGVYNKDDYAIGHCLYAMIGFVKEPLIRKNSVFAANCEVYNWKELALKYNVKPRNDSDMMHILLDKKGINAINEFQGVYAFSYLNNTTLYLARDIIGELPIWYSTHNGLAFASEKKALEKLGYINIEELNPRQILIYNHKTKIVKFKKRLFLDIKPEIKDTKEKIIQKLIPLLEKAFVERLDKKRKIGLLLSGGIDSSLLALMLKKAGANFKCYTTVLDDKNLKEPEDLKYSVELAKELNLNHKIIKIKTSKIPKLLKEIVPLIESTDTTKVGVALTFFSACKQASKDKCYIIVSGLGSEEIFAGYQRHKESNDINKECLSGLLKIYERDLYRDNVIALYNTLENWIPFLNLELVKYAIRIPSKYKIKGEITKLILRETALKMGLPEKYAMRKKRAAQYGSNMNKALKKLTKQAKLKYISEYLRKFYPKHNLKLGALFSSGKDSAYALYVMQQQNYKIECLITIISSNKESYMFHTPNINLAKLQSESLQIPIIEQKTEGKKENELKDLEKALNKAKKRYKIEGIVTGALFSNYQRERIEQICDKIGLKSFSPLWHMNQEVEMRQLINEGFKVIIGSIAAEGLTKEDLGREITNEFIDHLAKIPGINVAGEGGEFESLVIDGPNFTKKLEINDAKKIMENECTGIYQVKNAKLINKSLQ; via the coding sequence ATGTGCGGAATCATTGGCATATTTGGAAATAAAGAAGCAAAAAAACTCGCAAATCAGGGATTAGACTTAATTGAGTATAGAGGCCGAGACGCCAGGGGTGTTTACAATAAAGATGACTACGCAATCGGCCATTGTTTATATGCAATGATTGGTTTTGTAAAAGAACCGCTGATAAGAAAAAATTCAGTATTTGCAGCAAATTGCGAAGTGTATAACTGGAAAGAACTAGCCCTAAAATATAATGTAAAACCCCGAAATGATTCAGACATGATGCATATTTTACTTGATAAAAAAGGTATAAATGCAATAAACGAGTTTCAGGGAGTTTATGCTTTTTCATACTTAAACAACACAACATTATACCTTGCAAGAGACATAATTGGAGAACTCCCAATCTGGTATTCTACGCATAATGGTCTTGCATTTGCTTCTGAAAAAAAAGCATTAGAAAAATTAGGATATATTAACATTGAAGAATTAAATCCAAGACAGATTTTAATCTATAACCATAAAACTAAAATTGTAAAGTTCAAAAAAAGGTTATTCTTAGATATAAAACCTGAAATTAAAGATACCAAAGAAAAAATAATACAAAAATTAATCCCCCTATTGGAAAAAGCGTTCGTTGAAAGACTTGACAAAAAAAGGAAAATTGGCCTGCTGCTCTCAGGAGGCATTGATTCAAGTTTACTTGCGCTCATGCTAAAAAAGGCAGGTGCGAATTTTAAATGTTACACTACAGTGTTAGACGATAAAAACCTCAAAGAGCCAGAAGATTTAAAGTATTCGGTTGAGCTTGCAAAAGAACTAAATTTAAATCACAAAATAATAAAAATTAAAACATCAAAAATTCCTAAACTTTTAAAGGAAATAGTGCCCCTTATAGAATCAACAGACACAACCAAAGTTGGAGTTGCATTGACTTTTTTTTCAGCGTGCAAACAAGCAAGCAAAGATAAATGTTATATTATTGTCAGCGGTTTAGGTTCAGAAGAAATATTTGCCGGATATCAAAGACATAAAGAATCAAATGATATTAACAAAGAATGTTTATCAGGATTGCTTAAAATATATGAAAGAGATCTTTACAGGGACAATGTAATTGCACTGTATAATACTTTAGAAAATTGGATACCTTTCCTTAATCTTGAACTTGTTAAATATGCTATAAGGATACCTTCAAAATATAAGATAAAAGGAGAGATTACTAAACTGATACTAAGGGAAACGGCGCTAAAAATGGGCCTGCCTGAAAAATATGCAATGAGAAAAAAACGGGCTGCCCAGTATGGAAGCAACATGAACAAAGCATTAAAAAAATTAACAAAGCAGGCCAAATTAAAATATATTTCCGAATATTTAAGAAAGTTCTATCCAAAACACAATCTAAAATTAGGCGCATTATTCAGCTCAGGCAAAGATAGCGCCTATGCTTTATATGTAATGCAGCAACAAAATTATAAGATAGAATGTCTGATTACTATAATAAGCAGCAATAAAGAATCATATATGTTTCATACGCCAAACATAAATCTTGCAAAATTACAATCCGAATCACTTCAAATACCGATTATAGAACAAAAAACAGAAGGCAAAAAAGAAAATGAACTTAAAGATCTTGAAAAGGCATTAAATAAAGCTAAAAAACGATATAAAATTGAAGGTATTGTAACAGGGGCATTATTTTCAAACTACCAAAGAGAACGTATTGAACAAATCTGCGATAAAATTGGCCTAAAGAGCTTTTCTCCATTATGGCATATGAATCAAGAAGTTGAAATGAGACAACTGATAAATGAAGGATTTAAGGTTATAATTGGCTCAATTGCTGCAGAAGGTTTGACTAAAGAAGACTTGGGTAGAGAAATAACAAATGAATTCATAGACCATTTAGCAAAAATACCCGGGATAAATGTTGCAGGTGAAGGCGGTGAATTTGAATCATTAGTTATTGACGGGCCAAACTTCACGAAAAAACTAGAAATTAATGACGCTAAAAAAATTATGGAAAACGAGTGCACCGGCATTTACCAAGTTAAGAACGCAAAATTAATCAATAAATCTCTTCAGTAA